The genomic stretch TTCAGGAAGTGAGGCAGAGATGAGAAGAGCTCTTacagtgtctaagatgtgaCGATGTTTGTGTTCTGCACGCCTATTTTGCTGAGAAGTGTAAGGACAAGAATGATGAGAGAAGGtcccattttgttttaaaaaattttgaaaagatttctcaTTATACTCCATAGTATTATCTGAacgaaaaattttgatggtacgagaaaattgggtttgtaccatttgatgaaatttttgaTAAACTTGAGTGAGTTCAGAGCGATGGTGTGGTAAATAGATCCAAGTATAACGAGAATaatcatcaagaaaaataacaaaataacgagATCCCCTCTCAGTGGAAACAGGGGCAGGGCCCCAAATATCAGAATGAATCAAATCAAATGGTGCAGAAGATGAAGactcacttttattaaaagataaatgtgttTGTTTTCCAAGATGACAAGAAACACAATCAAACGATTTTACATCTACTGATCCAATATGACCTTGAGATGCAAGAAGTTGGACACGTGGTAAAGAGGCATGACCCAAACGTGAATGCCATAATTTGGAAGAGGCAGTGAGTGTTATGACAGCAGCTGCTAAGTGAGTAGGAGTTTGCAAGAATGAAAGCTCAAAAAAACGTCCTATCTTATGGCCGGTCCCAATTAGTTGAcccgtctgtggatcctgcacatcaaCACCCTTGTTAGAAAATGTCAACTCCAAACCTAGTTCACAAAGTTGGCCAACTGAAAgaagatttaatgacaattggGGAACAAGATATGTGTTATCAATAGACAAATTAGGTGAAGAAATAGACCCACTGTGACTAACAGGTAACCTAGAACCATCAGCAGTATAAATGACAGGGTTGGGAGAAAGGGCAGACTTTTGGGAAAATAAGGTGGGGTCATGGGTCATATGATTACAACAAGCAGAGTCGATGAACCATGAATTTTTACCTGATGTGACGGACAAGGCAGTAGAGGAACGAGACAGAACCTAATGGATTAGTGCCTCAACGTCAGATGCAGTGAGAGCAAAGGATTGAGATGGGTTCTCAGTGTAAAATGCAGGTGCAAAGGAACCAAATGAAACAACTGTGGCTGTTTGTTGGAAAGGAGCTCGTGACTGACGTCTGTTTTGGAGCTTGTAGCAATTAGCAATAAAGTGACCAAGTTGCTTGCAATAGTTGCAAATTAACTTCATGGAGGAAGACTGTGGTGTGGATTGTCTAGGAGGAAATTTAGGAACACTCTAAGGTGTAGCAGCGACAGCCATATCTGGAGATTGCAAGTGCATAGTGGACCGTCGAGTCTCTTCAAAATTAAGTTCTTTTACAGCAGCTTCCAATGTGGGAAGAGGATTGCGGTGTAAGAGAGAAGCCCGAGTGGGTTAAAAATCCGCACGAAGAGCCATCATGAAATGCATAAACTTTCGATGATCCCCGATACTTTGCAAATATTTCTACATCTTCAGGATGCTTCAGTTGAGGATCTGAAGAGGATAGTTGCTCCCAGAGACTAttagtttgagaataaaaattaGCAATAAACTGACCTGGCTCCTGACGTGTCTGATAAAGTTTAGTTTCAATTTGAAACTCAAGTGAGGCATCATAAGTACAATTGTATCGTTTTGTCAAAAACTCCCAGGCAGCCTTTGTATTTTTGATGTGTGTTTAATTGTATAATAGAATGACCTATTTCtagttgaatgaggccctaAAGTAATGTtaatacaataattttaaaataatataaaatcatcatatttacaataataagtaccatatcaaatattttcataatatattaAGAATATTACGGAATATAATATTAcgaaaatataatattctaaaaagTGTTGGTTTCCGTCTTGGAGCAACATATTTCCAGTTCAGCTTAGAAGCGCATGAAGAGTTGAGAGTCTTCACAGGGCAGTGTTCTAGAGGAGCATAGCTGAAGCTGTTTCAGGAAAAGTTTTGGTGAGTCAAGTTATGTTTCGTTTTCTCTGTTCAAGACAGCTACTACCACTCAAACACAGGAGAACCCATTTGGGTTTTCTTCAGCAAAATGGTTTCTTTATTGTCAAATCGTTTACATCAGTAGGTAGGTTACCTGAATCTAATCAAAACccagaagaagaggaaaaacatTCTTTTGCTGTCTCTTACCTCATAAACTCTTGTGGGTTGCCCGCAAAATCTGCAATTTTAGCCTCCCAGAGGGTACTATTTCAGAGCCCAGAGAGACCAGACTCAGTGCTGAATCTTTTCAAAGAGAATGGATTCAGCAATGACCAGATCTCCCACATCGTTAGGAAGCATCCCCCGGTTCTTTTATCTGATCCTGAGAAGACCCTTTTGCCCAAGATTGAGCTTTTGCGTTCCATAGGGGTTTCGAGCTCTGAACTCATTACCATCCTCTCGTCAAACCCATTTCTGTTCAAAAGCAACTTAAAGAAACGTCTTATCCCCTGCTATGATTTCCTCAAGAGTGTACTTCTTGTTGACGAGAAAGTCCTGAAAACCTTCAAGCGCTCACCACGGTCTTTTCTATGTGATGAAACGAATACTATGGCTCCTAACATTGCACTTTTGAGACAACTTGGAGCGCCTCCATCTACAATCTCTTTCCTGGTAACTAATTATCCCCCTGCAGCGTTTACAAAGCATGCTAAGTTTGTTGAGGTTGTTCACCAGGTTATGGAAATGGGATTCGATCCCACGAAAACGGTGTTTGTCCTGGCAATCCAAGTGTTATTGAAGATGAGTAAACCAAAGCTGGAATCAAAATTGGAGTTTTATAAGAGGTGGGGTTGGTCAAAGGACATGGCCCTCGCAGCATTTAAAAGGTTTCCAAATTGTATGCAATCTTCAGAAGAGAAGATCACAAAAACAATGGATTTCCTTGTGAACAAAATTGGTTGGCCATCAGCAAATATTGCTACATATCCTTCTGTTATAAATTTAAGCTTGGAAAAGAGAATTATCCCTCGGTGTTCGGTTGTTCAAATTTTGCTAGCCAAGGTTTTAGTTAAAAATAACTTGGCCCTGGGGACTTTCTTGCGACCGACTGAGAGGATCTTTTTGGAGCAGTTTGTGATCAGATTTCAGGATGATGTTCCTGAATTATTGAATGTATATCAGGATAAGATGTCTTCTGGATGTAGGATTTCAGTCTGAGAAGGTATGTGGGATGGAAAACTTGTAACATTTTGACTCCCAATTTGATTTGTGTCTTAGTTGGCAGTATAGCATTTTCAGTTTATTGGGTATTGTCTTATTGGGCATTGGACTTGTATTATCTTGCTCTGATTTACGTGGAAAATGTGATGTCCAAGTCagaaatatcaaatattttgcTGCGACATAGTTTTTAGATTACAAACAAAATCCTAACTCACATATTGCCACTTGTGTTTGAATTCCCCTTCCCTACAACCCCTGAAATACTGGCAATGACTGAtttgtatggattttttttttttttttttggctcagcCACTTTTCAAGTTTTATAGAAACATCCTAGCTTGACACCAAGACCATTGTATCATGAGAATGTGTATTTCTCGATGTGCTTAATGTCATTGGTTCTGTGTTTTTTGATGGTTCATGTGCATGTTCAAATCTCTGTGATGGAATATAGAGACTACGATGATCAATCTACTGTGAGTAGGTCATGAGTCACAACAGACATGAAAAACTGTtcatttactttctttttgagaatatatttttcttattgtagTCTATGTTATCAATCTACTGTGTTCTGCTCTGCATTTAGAACTTATCTAAGCAAATTGACAGAAAATGACAAAGCATACCCCCCTTGCTCCAAAGGGACTTCCGACTATGGATTTACATCTAACACCATGAAAACACATGGAAAACCCAATTGATTGGGTCACTAGGGGGCCAGGTGGTATTACTGTGAACTGGCTTTTAAACTAGTAAGTGTATTCCCTTGTTGAGTAGACAAAATTGAGGGTGTTGTCCAAAACAATGTGGAACAGATTGGGTAACAAAGCTGTGGATGCTAACAAGTCTGAGTAGACAAGGCTGATAGACTTGTGTTGTTGATAATCCCTTTTTAGTTGTTGCTTAGttccttctttctcttgttATACAATGAACCCATGCCCAAATGTACGTTGAAGGTTGCCATTATCTGGTTTTTGATGGActccttttttctccatttgatttttccatttaaataaaataggttggttaaaatttaatatatgtttGTTCTTTCAATGTTATGCACACTCGATTTTGAAGTTCCAAACAGTAGAGAGAGCATCTATGAACTGTAAATATCACTTTCTGATTTGCTCTTTTCTAAGAAAAGATGATTCCAGTTTCAAAGAACAAAGATCAATATGTATTGCTTCCAGACAACACAGCCTGATATATCGCTGGTGTCAAGGTTTCCCTATTccattaatttatgtttgtttattttgccCTTCTCTGATTGTTTGACTTCCATTTATGCTGTATTCATTTGTTTCAATTTCTGTTTTGCATGCTTTAGAACTTGGTAttgtttctatttctttcctATCAGTATTCTGCTGATATGCTCGAGTACCTTGCTGCTGAAGTAATACCACGCACTCTTTGTATCTATGGTTAAACTTTGTTTTTAGCTTTTACTTGCTATAGCTCTCAGATCTGTGATTTTGCTTAATTTGATTTGTGTTGTTTTGCTCACTAGGCTAACTTTTTGGTTCGAAAATTCATGGCTGTGTTATAGTTTTCGTTCTTGATTATGAAGTCATTGTGCATTAATGTGTGTGGAAGTGCTGGAGTTGGCTGCAGAGGTAGTTTGTGGTATACATTGAAAAATGGGGTGGTAGTTTTATGGAAATATTGGTaccttttctcattttttcccCCTTTATACCAATTCAAAAGCAGAAGAGTAATTTCCTGAAATTTGGTCATGAACTTCCTCAAAAGGATCTCTGACCATGTCTTTAtactaaaatctctctctctctctattttcccCTTCACTGAAAACAATAGGTTAAGCAAAActatattctttttaatttaaaatttgttctGATTTCCTCCAATATGCATTTTTGATTTAGCCATCTCATCTAAACATAATTATAAGGTTCAAAATCATCTAGATCCTCTTATAGTCCAACCACGCTCAATCCTGAGCTCCCTCATCACCCATGTAACTGCCCCTCCACTACCACCATAGTCCCTGCCACTGCTAGCATCATCGCCCCTATTGTCCAGTGCCACAACCATCTCCATCTTCTCCTAGTACGTCGCCACCCAAAACTTGTCAATTTATGGACAGAAGTTTGATTAAGGTACCATCTCCGTTTTTACCCTTAAGAGACGTACCATCAttgatacaaattaaaacttaGGTGAGAAAAATTAAAGTAGTTAAACTACCGGGGCAAAAAAGTTTTTAACCCTTAATTATGACTAAATCTTAAAgttcttttgtaaaaaaatcttttatgtAATACTATTCAAGTCAACAAAATACATATTGGACAGTTTTAATTtcatatacaaaaataaaaaagagaaaatattaattatgctAATTGAATTCGCTGCTcctttaataaatgaaattgatCAATTATTATATCCCATATaataaacttttaaacttttttgttttccctaaTGCTTGATATGAATTAGAAATTGTGGATAAGTTTTATAAATATGGATGATGAGGCATATAAGCTGTAATTGAACCGAGCCAAGTTGAGTATTGAATGTTCAAGCTCAGTTcgtttcatttttttagaaCATGAGCCGAGCTCGAACTTTCCACCGAACAAGATAATCTATTCAagttctgttcttttttttttcagccgaGCTTGAGCTTGTTCATGAGctaccaattaatttaattatttcatatataaagtaaatgttgtgattgttcaattttttttctttcaaatttatacaaattattagttatttaattatagttAAGATTTACTGTTTGGGTAATTAGAGAAATtaagtcaaatattaaataatctaatctcaatttatatgtttatattagtatatatatacaaacacaTGCACACGCACATGTATAcatatacatacacataaaCTCACTTATACACACATAAAGACACTTATATCTATATCCATActcaagttaaaaataatattaaaaaaatagtaaaaatgaagttatacaAGCTTATATGAGCTTGTACGAGTCGAGGCAAGCTTATTCGAGCAGAgcctaaattttttgtttaagttctattcatttaataaatgaacttatcCCGAGCCGAGCATGTTTACCAGTAACTCTGCTCGCTTACAGCCCTGCAGTGATATTAATGGAATTTTATCTTGTTCATAAACACCCTGAGGATAAAATTTCTAGCAACCAAAGAAGAACCAAGAATAAGAAGTTCTGTTCCTTCTAATTAAATGTATTATTTAAATCCTATAATTGACATTCCATTTGTtgtcatgtaattttttttcactcaaCCACATGTTTTTGGTCAAAATCTTTTATGGGGAGTGTGAGGGGGTGAGTCATGGAACTAGCCTCACTCCCCTCC from Corylus avellana chromosome ca1, CavTom2PMs-1.0 encodes the following:
- the LOC132172267 gene encoding uncharacterized protein LOC132172267, producing the protein MFRFLCSRQLLPLKHRRTHLGFLQQNGFFIVKSFTSVGRLPESNQNPEEEEKHSFAVSYLINSCGLPAKSAILASQRVLFQSPERPDSVLNLFKENGFSNDQISHIVRKHPPVLLSDPEKTLLPKIELLRSIGVSSSELITILSSNPFLFKSNLKKRLIPCYDFLKSVLLVDEKVLKTFKRSPRSFLCDETNTMAPNIALLRQLGAPPSTISFLVTNYPPAAFTKHAKFVEVVHQVMEMGFDPTKTVFVLAIQVLLKMSKPKLESKLEFYKRWGWSKDMALAAFKRFPNCMQSSEEKITKTMDFLVNKIGWPSANIATYPSVINLSLEKRIIPRCSVVQILLAKVLVKNNLALGTFLRPTERIFLEQFVIRFQDDVPELLNVYQDKMSSGCRISV